One Tistrella bauzanensis DNA segment encodes these proteins:
- a CDS encoding gamma-glutamyl-gamma-aminobutyrate hydrolase family protein: MGISVSAYRPLIGVTLDVEQPGGYSRFPWYALRVNYMDAIVAAGGLPVALPHEPDLAAQMVARLDGLVVTGGAFDVDPVLFGAGERHVTVTTKDRRTAFELGVVRTALDRDMPVLGICGGEQLLNVALGGSLIQHIPDRFPEALAHEQPNPRNEPGHTVSVDPGTLLARLVGRQTLSVNSAHHQAVDRIAPGAVRNAAAPDGVIEGIEHPGFRYCLGVQWHPEFLIDTGDRLIFDGLVAAALETR, translated from the coding sequence ATGGGTATATCCGTTTCCGCATACCGCCCGCTCATCGGCGTCACCCTCGACGTCGAACAGCCCGGCGGCTATTCCAGGTTCCCGTGGTACGCGCTCCGTGTGAACTACATGGATGCGATCGTTGCCGCGGGCGGCCTGCCCGTGGCGTTGCCGCATGAACCGGACCTCGCCGCCCAGATGGTGGCGCGGCTGGACGGGCTGGTGGTGACCGGCGGCGCCTTCGATGTCGATCCGGTGCTGTTCGGCGCCGGCGAGCGCCATGTCACCGTGACCACCAAGGACCGTCGCACCGCCTTTGAACTGGGCGTGGTGCGGACAGCCCTCGATCGCGACATGCCGGTGCTCGGCATCTGCGGCGGGGAACAATTGCTCAATGTCGCACTTGGCGGTAGTCTTATCCAGCATATCCCCGATCGTTTCCCGGAGGCGCTCGCCCATGAGCAGCCCAATCCGCGTAACGAACCGGGACATACGGTCAGCGTCGACCCGGGCACGCTTCTGGCCCGTCTGGTCGGCCGGCAAACCCTGTCCGTCAACAGTGCCCATCACCAGGCCGTCGACCGGATCGCGCCCGGCGCGGTGCGCAATGCCGCAGCCCCCGACGGGGTGATCGAGGGCATTGAGCATCCGGGCTTCCGGTACTGCCTGGGTGTGCAATGGCACCCCGAATTCCTGATCGATACCGGCGATCGCTTGATCTTCGACGGCCTTGTGGCCGCCGCTCTGGAGACCAGATGA
- a CDS encoding nucleoside deaminase has product MQAALAEARAAAARGEVPVGAVIIDPVTGKILAAASNRTETDHDPTAHAEILAIRAAARMLATPRLTGLDLWVTLEPCAMCAQAIAFARIRRLYYGAADPKGGGVEHGARVFSHPTCHHRPEVFGGIAETEASRLLKIFFKSLR; this is encoded by the coding sequence ATGCAGGCCGCGCTGGCGGAGGCGCGCGCGGCGGCGGCCCGTGGCGAGGTGCCGGTGGGGGCTGTGATCATCGATCCGGTGACCGGAAAGATCCTGGCCGCGGCATCGAACCGCACCGAGACCGACCACGACCCCACGGCCCATGCGGAAATTCTGGCAATCCGTGCAGCCGCCCGTATGCTCGCCACCCCGCGCCTGACCGGGCTCGACCTGTGGGTGACGCTGGAACCCTGCGCCATGTGCGCGCAGGCGATCGCGTTCGCCCGCATCCGGCGCCTGTATTACGGCGCAGCCGACCCCAAGGGCGGTGGTGTCGAGCACGGTGCCCGTGTCTTCTCGCATCCCACCTGCCACCATCGCCCTGAGGTATTCGGCGGCATCGCCGAGACCGAGGCGTCGCGGCTTCTTAAGATTTTCTTCAAAAGCCTGAGATAA
- the motA gene encoding flagellar motor stator protein MotA codes for MGPIIGIILTLVMVFGGFIIAGGHIEVILEALPIEGMIIGGIALGAFVTANSGTAIKHTLGGLGKAFKGAKWKKADYVDLIGLMYMALYKRQREGTKFNDFEDAKNSALFKKYPKILNDHLAITMICDTLRNMSMRHEDPHQVESYLENLLEKVEEEHMEPSHALQTIADGLPAYGIVAAVLGVVKTMSSIDQPPAILGGLIASALVGTFLGIFLGYGMVGPIASRIKQINENDARFYKLIRDVFVSTLSKNALQVAIEVGRANIPTVMQPSFAETEAAINKAKGSA; via the coding sequence ATGGGTCCGATCATCGGCATCATCCTGACCCTTGTTATGGTGTTCGGCGGATTCATCATCGCCGGCGGCCATATCGAGGTGATTCTAGAAGCGCTGCCGATCGAGGGCATGATCATCGGCGGTATCGCGCTGGGCGCCTTCGTCACCGCCAACAGCGGCACGGCGATCAAGCACACGCTGGGCGGGCTGGGCAAGGCGTTCAAGGGTGCCAAGTGGAAGAAGGCCGACTATGTCGACCTGATCGGGCTGATGTATATGGCGCTGTACAAGCGGCAGCGCGAAGGCACCAAGTTCAATGATTTCGAGGATGCGAAGAACAGCGCGCTGTTCAAGAAGTATCCAAAGATCCTGAACGATCATCTGGCGATCACCATGATCTGCGATACGCTGCGCAACATGAGCATGCGCCATGAGGATCCGCATCAGGTGGAATCTTATCTTGAGAATCTGCTTGAGAAGGTCGAGGAAGAGCATATGGAGCCGTCGCATGCGCTCCAGACCATTGCCGACGGCCTGCCGGCCTATGGCATCGTGGCGGCGGTGCTGGGCGTGGTGAAGACCATGTCGTCGATCGATCAGCCGCCGGCGATTCTGGGCGGGCTGATCGCGAGCGCGCTGGTCGGCACCTTCCTCGGCATCTTCCTTGGATACGGGATGGTCGGCCCCATCGCCAGCCGCATCAAGCAGATCAATGAAAATGACGCGCGGTTCTACAAGCTGATCCGCGACGTGTTCGTCTCCACCCTGTCGAAGAACGCGCTTCAGGTGGCGATCGAGGTCGGCCGCGCCAATATTCCGACGGTGATGCAGCCGAGTTTCGCCGAGACCGAAGCCGCGATCAACAAGGCCAAGGGGAGCGCCTGA